One Actinosynnema pretiosum DNA segment encodes these proteins:
- a CDS encoding DUF2087 domain-containing protein, producing MPEPADARSPSCGDLAGLLAEPARLAAFAALVLGAGTVDEVAEAARLTRADATRALHRLVDGGLVAREGGRHAPVAEVFRTAVRAEARLGGASGDGAGAYFRRGRLTAVPGEAGVRSKVLTVVADSFAPGEVYPEAKVNALCGEWFDDWATLRRALVDEGLLTRSHGGEAYRRA from the coding sequence GTGCCCGAGCCCGCCGACGCACGCTCGCCGTCCTGCGGAGACCTGGCCGGTCTGCTGGCCGAACCCGCGCGCCTGGCCGCGTTCGCCGCGCTGGTGCTGGGGGCGGGGACGGTGGACGAGGTGGCGGAGGCGGCGCGGTTGACGCGCGCGGACGCCACGCGGGCGCTGCACCGGCTGGTCGACGGCGGCCTGGTGGCGCGCGAGGGCGGGCGGCACGCGCCGGTGGCGGAGGTGTTCCGGACCGCGGTGCGCGCCGAGGCGCGGCTCGGCGGGGCGTCCGGCGACGGCGCGGGGGCGTACTTCCGGCGGGGGCGGTTGACCGCGGTCCCCGGTGAGGCGGGGGTGCGCTCGAAGGTGCTGACCGTGGTGGCGGACTCGTTCGCGCCGGGTGAGGTGTACCCGGAGGCGAAGGTGAACGCGCTGTGCGGCGAGTGGTTCGACGACTGGGCGACGCTGCGGCGGGCGCTGGTGGACGAGGGTCTGCTGACGCGCTCGCACGGGGGCGAGGCGTACCGGCGGGCCTGA
- a CDS encoding acyl-CoA dehydrogenase family protein yields the protein MQETERSGRATLEAVRELVGRLRANAQDAEDRRWLPEENIKLLEDAGVFRAPVPAKFGGLDLDVAQQVAIVEEVARGCGSTAWTVNAWMSSAGLVAAYPDRAQEEVYAGGSVRVSGGFTPTATLTPVEGGFTLDGTWRFNTGIRGADWNMVAAMVVHPDQEGESHDERYALVRASEFTVADDWHVSSAAGTGSSTSSVRGLFVPAHFVVDGAEIVEGTTGDRWNQGLRGRDYGLLPYVMVPSLAVYIGLAKQALELFQDRAPGRGIAYTGWTEQSEHPHVQIQVGTAANKITAAEGLRDRITGLMQDRADSGVAVTTAEKAAFRGQVGYGIQLAREAVEILYTLSGASVIQKSVPLQRVYRDTVGLALHGLMAPVTNLEVHGRVLLGLEPDTFFL from the coding sequence ATGCAGGAGACCGAGCGGAGCGGTCGCGCGACCCTAGAGGCGGTCCGCGAACTGGTGGGGAGGCTGCGCGCCAACGCCCAGGACGCCGAGGACCGCAGGTGGCTGCCCGAGGAGAACATCAAGCTGCTGGAGGACGCGGGCGTCTTCCGCGCGCCGGTCCCCGCCAAGTTCGGCGGCCTCGACCTGGACGTGGCCCAGCAGGTCGCCATCGTCGAGGAGGTCGCGCGCGGCTGCGGCTCCACGGCGTGGACGGTGAACGCCTGGATGTCCAGCGCGGGCCTCGTCGCGGCCTACCCCGACCGCGCGCAGGAGGAGGTGTACGCGGGCGGTTCGGTCCGCGTCTCCGGCGGCTTCACCCCGACCGCCACCCTCACCCCCGTGGAGGGCGGCTTCACCCTCGACGGCACGTGGCGGTTCAACACCGGCATCCGGGGCGCCGACTGGAACATGGTCGCCGCCATGGTCGTCCACCCCGACCAGGAGGGCGAGTCGCACGACGAGCGCTACGCGCTCGTGCGCGCCTCCGAGTTCACCGTCGCCGACGACTGGCACGTCTCCTCCGCCGCGGGCACCGGCAGCTCCACCTCGTCCGTGCGCGGCCTGTTCGTCCCCGCCCACTTCGTCGTGGACGGCGCCGAGATCGTCGAGGGCACCACCGGCGACCGCTGGAACCAGGGCCTGCGCGGCCGCGACTACGGCCTGCTGCCCTACGTCATGGTCCCGTCCCTCGCGGTGTACATCGGCCTGGCCAAGCAGGCCCTGGAGCTGTTCCAGGACCGCGCGCCCGGCCGGGGCATCGCCTACACCGGCTGGACCGAGCAGTCCGAGCACCCGCACGTGCAGATCCAGGTCGGCACCGCCGCCAACAAGATCACCGCCGCCGAGGGGCTGCGCGACCGGATCACCGGCCTCATGCAGGACCGGGCCGACAGCGGCGTCGCGGTCACCACCGCCGAGAAGGCGGCCTTCCGCGGCCAGGTCGGCTACGGCATCCAGCTCGCCAGGGAAGCCGTGGAGATCCTCTACACCCTCTCCGGAGCCTCCGTCATCCAGAAGTCCGTGCCGCTCCAGCGCGTCTACCGGGACACCGTCGGCCTCGCGCTGCACGGCCTGATGGCCCCCGTCACCAACCTCGAGGTGCACGGGCGGGTCTTGCTCGGCCTCGAACCCGACACGTTCTTCCTCTGA
- a CDS encoding alpha/beta fold hydrolase, which translates to MSPAETTPVEYPVPGAWVREFTVDVPLDWRAPDERTVELFVREFADPDRRREDLPLLTYLQGGPGGANPRPERVDGWLAEALRTYRVVLVDQRGTGRSTPVDGAVIAGFPDGRAAAEHLLHFRADSIVRDLEHVRTRCYGGRKWATLGQSFGGWITLAYLSHAPQALAACYVCGGIPGTPADPDEVYRRTFTRAEAKTADFYRRYPQDVDAIAAIADRLAEGGVELPDGSPLSVRRFQTLGGDLGFTTGHQRLHWLVSEALHRDGRFTGKFLETALTKTSYAGNPLFWVLQESIYGDGDNGPFRWSAQRERDLRPQFAEDRRPLLLTSEMAFPWMFQEIRALRPFAAAMEELADVRVWTDLYDPERLAANEVPLAAVVYHDDLFVDEELQRDTLSRLGNARAWVTNEYEHDGISDGKVLRRLREIVRDSGGEQR; encoded by the coding sequence ATGAGCCCTGCCGAGACCACCCCCGTCGAGTACCCCGTGCCCGGCGCGTGGGTGCGCGAGTTCACCGTCGACGTGCCGCTGGACTGGCGCGCCCCCGACGAGCGGACCGTGGAGCTGTTCGTCCGGGAGTTCGCCGACCCGGACCGCAGGCGCGAGGACCTGCCGCTGCTGACCTACCTGCAGGGCGGTCCCGGCGGCGCGAACCCGCGCCCCGAGCGCGTCGACGGCTGGCTCGCCGAGGCGCTGCGCACCTACCGCGTGGTCCTGGTCGACCAGCGCGGCACCGGCCGCAGCACCCCGGTCGACGGCGCCGTCATCGCGGGCTTCCCGGACGGGCGCGCCGCCGCCGAGCACCTGCTCCACTTCCGCGCCGACTCCATCGTGCGAGACCTGGAGCACGTGCGAACCCGGTGCTACGGCGGGAGGAAGTGGGCCACGCTCGGCCAGAGCTTCGGCGGCTGGATCACCCTGGCCTACCTCTCGCACGCCCCGCAGGCGCTCGCCGCGTGCTACGTGTGCGGCGGGATCCCCGGCACCCCTGCGGACCCGGACGAGGTCTACCGGCGCACCTTCACCCGCGCCGAGGCCAAGACCGCCGACTTCTACCGCCGCTACCCGCAGGACGTCGACGCGATCGCCGCGATCGCCGACCGGCTGGCCGAGGGCGGCGTGGAGCTGCCGGACGGCTCGCCGCTGTCCGTGCGCCGCTTCCAGACCCTCGGCGGCGACCTCGGCTTCACCACCGGCCACCAGCGCCTGCACTGGCTGGTGTCCGAGGCGCTGCACCGCGACGGCCGGTTCACCGGCAAGTTCCTGGAAACCGCGCTGACCAAGACCTCCTACGCGGGCAACCCGCTGTTCTGGGTGCTCCAGGAGAGCATCTACGGCGACGGCGACAACGGCCCGTTCCGCTGGTCCGCGCAGCGCGAGCGGGACCTGCGCCCGCAGTTCGCCGAGGACCGCAGGCCGCTGCTGCTCACCTCCGAGATGGCCTTCCCCTGGATGTTCCAGGAGATCCGCGCGCTGCGGCCGTTCGCCGCCGCGATGGAGGAGCTGGCGGACGTGCGGGTCTGGACCGACCTGTACGACCCGGAGAGGTTGGCGGCCAACGAGGTCCCGCTCGCGGCGGTCGTCTACCACGACGACCTGTTCGTGGACGAGGAGCTCCAGCGCGACACCCTCTCCCGCCTCGGCAACGCGCGGGCGTGGGTGACCAACGAGTACGAGCACGACGGCATCTCGGACGGCAAGGTGCTGCGCAGGCTCCGCGAGATCGTCCGGGATTCCGGTGGAGAACAGCGATGA
- a CDS encoding aminopeptidase P family protein — MTEATVPPHAGTKPPRLADDSPGFLSRIGQGWADREVPAPVDEAAARAAAEHRDRISAALPGRTVVLAAGRAPNRNGDADYAFRAGSDFVWATSCQVEGGVLVMTPRTGGHDAVLYLPPPARPGERDFYASAAHGELWVGPSAGIAAWERALGLPVRPIADHDGTAAEDADRQRVVLSDLRMVKDEWEIGQLREAVDQTVVGFAAVADEVPLAVARGLGERWLQGTFDRHARTFGNGPGYSTIVGSGPHAPILHWVRCDGPVLPGETLLLDMGVETRSLYTADVTRTIPVGGAFTPQQRSVHDLVEAAHRAGMAQVKPGNTFSDFHFASMEVIARGLHDWGLLPVSVDEALAPGGQEHRRYLVCGVGHHLGLDVHDCGSSAYEQYQGAPLRPGMVLTVEPGLYFHAHDETVPPELRGIGVRLEDDLLVTATGSDVLSGALPIDAAGIERWAAR, encoded by the coding sequence ATGACCGAGGCCACCGTCCCGCCGCACGCGGGCACCAAGCCGCCGCGCCTGGCCGACGACAGCCCCGGCTTCCTGTCCCGCATCGGGCAGGGCTGGGCCGACCGCGAGGTTCCCGCCCCGGTCGACGAGGCCGCCGCGCGCGCCGCCGCCGAGCACCGCGACCGGATCAGCGCCGCGCTGCCCGGCCGCACCGTGGTGCTCGCCGCCGGGCGCGCGCCGAACCGCAACGGCGACGCGGACTACGCGTTCCGCGCGGGCAGCGACTTCGTGTGGGCGACCTCCTGCCAGGTCGAGGGCGGGGTGCTGGTGATGACCCCGCGCACCGGTGGCCACGACGCGGTGCTGTACCTGCCGCCGCCCGCCCGCCCCGGCGAGCGCGACTTCTACGCCAGCGCCGCGCACGGCGAGCTGTGGGTCGGCCCGTCGGCCGGGATCGCCGCCTGGGAGCGCGCGCTGGGCCTGCCGGTGCGCCCGATCGCCGACCACGACGGCACGGCCGCCGAGGACGCCGACCGGCAGCGGGTCGTGCTGTCCGACCTGCGCATGGTCAAGGACGAGTGGGAGATCGGCCAGCTGCGCGAGGCGGTCGACCAGACCGTCGTGGGCTTCGCCGCCGTCGCCGACGAGGTGCCGCTCGCCGTCGCGCGCGGGCTGGGGGAGCGGTGGCTCCAGGGCACGTTCGACCGGCACGCCCGCACCTTCGGCAACGGCCCCGGCTACAGCACGATCGTCGGCTCCGGCCCGCACGCGCCGATCCTGCACTGGGTGCGCTGCGACGGGCCCGTGCTGCCCGGTGAGACGCTGCTGCTGGACATGGGCGTGGAGACCCGCAGCCTGTACACCGCCGACGTCACCCGCACCATCCCGGTCGGCGGCGCGTTCACGCCCCAGCAGCGCTCCGTGCACGACCTGGTCGAGGCCGCGCACCGGGCGGGCATGGCGCAGGTCAAGCCCGGCAACACGTTCAGCGACTTCCACTTCGCGTCGATGGAGGTCATCGCGCGCGGGCTGCACGACTGGGGCCTGCTGCCGGTGTCCGTCGACGAGGCGCTCGCCCCCGGCGGGCAGGAGCACCGCCGCTACCTGGTGTGCGGCGTCGGCCACCACCTCGGGCTGGACGTGCACGACTGCGGCTCGTCCGCGTACGAGCAGTACCAGGGCGCCCCGCTGCGCCCCGGCATGGTGCTGACCGTCGAGCCGGGCCTGTACTTCCACGCGCACGACGAGACGGTGCCGCCGGAGCTGCGCGGCATCGGCGTGCGCCTGGAGGACGACCTGCTGGTGACCGCGACCGGCAGCGACGTGCTGTCCGGGGCGCTGCCGATCGACGCGGCGGGCATCGAGCGGTGGGCCGCCCGGTGA
- a CDS encoding ATP-binding cassette domain-containing protein, with product MSTEPLLSARGLVKEFPVAGTAGLLRPARRFRAVDDVSFDLHAGQTLALVGESGSGKSTTARLASRLIDVTSGAVRLDGRDITSVTGAELLEVRRQVQVVFQDPFSSLNPRHTVERIVTAPLRYQKRPVPGGTRAFAQGLLERVGLDPDHVGRYPAQFSGGQAQRIGIARALAVGPRVLVCDEAVSALDVSVQAQIINLLRDLQREEGFGCLFIAHDLAVVRQIATTVAVMTAGRVVEAGERDAVFDDPRHEYTRTLLAAVPRIRPEWEQARLRNAAKREAAERGATGRGATEHEAAAGVDRTDADNGPSAGNGPAGEDNPTEVTA from the coding sequence ATGAGCACCGAACCGCTGCTCAGCGCCCGCGGCCTGGTCAAGGAGTTCCCGGTCGCGGGCACCGCCGGGCTGCTGCGCCCGGCGCGCAGGTTCCGCGCGGTGGACGACGTCTCGTTCGACCTGCACGCGGGCCAGACCCTCGCGCTGGTCGGCGAGTCCGGCTCCGGCAAGTCCACCACCGCGCGCCTGGCGTCCCGGCTGATCGACGTCACCTCCGGCGCCGTGCGGCTGGACGGGCGCGACATCACCTCGGTCACCGGGGCGGAGCTGCTGGAGGTGCGGCGGCAGGTCCAGGTGGTGTTCCAGGACCCGTTCTCCTCGCTCAACCCCCGGCACACCGTCGAGCGGATCGTGACCGCGCCGCTGCGGTACCAGAAGCGGCCGGTGCCCGGCGGGACCAGGGCGTTCGCGCAGGGGCTGCTGGAGCGGGTCGGGCTCGACCCGGACCACGTCGGCCGCTACCCGGCGCAGTTCTCCGGCGGGCAGGCGCAGCGCATCGGCATCGCCCGCGCGCTCGCCGTGGGGCCGCGCGTGCTGGTGTGCGACGAGGCCGTGTCGGCGCTGGACGTCTCGGTGCAGGCGCAGATCATCAACCTGCTGCGGGACCTCCAGCGGGAGGAGGGCTTCGGCTGCCTGTTCATCGCGCACGACCTGGCGGTGGTGCGGCAGATCGCCACCACCGTCGCGGTCATGACCGCCGGTCGGGTGGTGGAGGCGGGGGAGCGGGACGCGGTGTTCGACGACCCGCGGCACGAGTACACCCGCACGCTGCTGGCCGCCGTGCCGCGCATCCGGCCGGAGTGGGAGCAGGCGCGGCTGCGCAACGCGGCCAAGCGTGAGGCCGCTGAGCGCGGGGCAACCGGGCGCGGGGCAACCGAGCACGAGGCCGCCGCCGGTGTCGACCGAACGGACGCGGACAATGGGCCGTCCGCCGGGAACGGCCCGGCGGGCGAGGACAACCCGACCGAGGTCACCGCATGA
- a CDS encoding alpha/beta hydrolase, protein MRRTLSLTAVLTTAASLLVAGVSSAEPGAAATPAVAWADCPEDVAAEGVECGTLQVPLDYRDPRGRKTEIALSRVASKNPARRKGVLLTNPGGPSVALTFPAQLRDVLKMPQSVLDAYDVVAVDPRGVGSSSSVSCDLTEEQQADGSIPPYAVTPGSVRERAAEVEQIAKQCLASPSAEALPHNTTANAARDLDAVRAALGERKVSYLGYSYGTYLGAVYATLFPNRAERVVIDSNLGAQGWDIGATRAYGQGVEDTFPDFAKWVAARPELGLGATGEQVRAKYFELAERFDREPVHGVDGGLFRLLTFVSLYRTTDAANQALATTWQTLAAGDPLPLPPGELPTPAEVDALISGRLHIVCGDSRWPKSVKTYERNVETDRERFPMFGAAGGNITPCAFWPDPVEQPVKITDKGPRTVLVVQNERDPATPLALANSMRRALGDRAAMITVDQGGHGAYLVGRNACANDRVTAYLLGGKLPARDVECAAETPARQQAPAETGVIG, encoded by the coding sequence ATGCGAAGGACGTTGTCGTTGACCGCGGTGCTCACCACCGCGGCGTCGTTGCTGGTCGCGGGGGTGTCCTCGGCTGAACCGGGCGCCGCCGCCACACCCGCCGTCGCCTGGGCCGACTGCCCCGAGGACGTCGCCGCCGAGGGCGTCGAGTGCGGCACGCTCCAGGTCCCGCTGGACTATCGCGACCCGCGCGGGCGCAAGACCGAGATCGCCCTGTCCCGCGTCGCGAGCAAGAACCCCGCGCGGCGCAAGGGGGTCCTGCTCACCAACCCCGGCGGCCCGTCCGTCGCGCTCACGTTCCCGGCCCAGCTGCGCGACGTGCTCAAGATGCCGCAGAGCGTCCTCGACGCCTACGACGTCGTCGCCGTCGACCCGCGCGGCGTCGGGAGCAGTTCGTCCGTCAGCTGCGACCTCACCGAGGAGCAGCAGGCGGACGGCAGCATCCCGCCGTACGCGGTCACCCCCGGCTCGGTGCGCGAGCGCGCCGCCGAGGTGGAGCAGATCGCGAAGCAGTGCCTCGCCTCGCCGAGCGCGGAAGCCCTGCCGCACAACACGACCGCGAACGCCGCCCGCGACCTGGACGCCGTCCGCGCCGCGCTCGGCGAGCGCAAGGTCTCCTACCTCGGCTACTCGTACGGCACCTACCTGGGCGCCGTGTACGCCACGCTGTTCCCGAACCGAGCCGAGCGCGTCGTGATCGACAGCAACCTCGGCGCGCAGGGCTGGGACATCGGGGCCACCCGCGCGTACGGCCAGGGCGTGGAGGACACCTTCCCGGACTTCGCGAAGTGGGTCGCCGCGCGTCCCGAGCTGGGCCTCGGCGCGACCGGGGAGCAGGTGCGCGCCAAGTACTTCGAGCTGGCCGAGCGCTTTGACCGCGAGCCCGTCCACGGCGTGGACGGCGGCCTCTTCCGCCTGCTCACCTTCGTGAGCCTGTACCGCACCACCGACGCCGCCAACCAGGCCCTCGCCACGACCTGGCAGACCCTGGCCGCGGGCGACCCGCTCCCGCTGCCGCCCGGCGAGCTGCCCACCCCGGCGGAGGTCGACGCCCTGATCTCCGGCCGCCTGCACATCGTGTGCGGCGACTCCCGCTGGCCCAAGTCCGTGAAGACCTACGAGCGCAACGTCGAGACCGACCGCGAGCGCTTCCCGATGTTCGGCGCGGCGGGCGGCAACATCACCCCGTGCGCCTTCTGGCCGGACCCGGTCGAGCAGCCCGTGAAGATCACCGACAAGGGCCCGCGCACCGTGCTCGTCGTGCAGAACGAGCGCGACCCCGCCACCCCGCTCGCCCTGGCGAACTCGATGCGCCGCGCGCTGGGCGACCGGGCCGCGATGATCACCGTCGACCAGGGCGGCCACGGCGCGTACCTGGTGGGCCGGAACGCCTGCGCGAACGACAGGGTGACCGCCTACCTGCTCGGCGGGAAGCTCCCGGCGCGCGACGTGGAGTGCGCCGCCGAGACCCCGGCGCGGCAGCAGGCCCCGGCCGAGACCGGCGTGATCGGGTAA
- a CDS encoding beta-L-arabinofuranosidase domain-containing protein, protein MTGPAPFALEPFPLRDVELLDGVQSRAAGQMLHLARVFPVDRVLAVFRANAGLDTRGALPPGNWEDFGHPDEQPWSAEEYPGAGVAPTASLLRGHYAGHFLSMVALAHASTGEESLRAKAWEIVAGLAEVRDALAATGRYSHPGFLAAYGEWQFSRLEDLAPYGEIWAPYYTCHKIMAGLLDAHEHTGSEQALELAVGMGHWVAGRVLRLERAHLQRMWSLYIAGEFGGMNESLAALHRITGEGVFLRAAAAFELDHLLEGAAQGRDLLDGMHANQHLPMLLGHLDQHDATGEARYLDAVTALWDQVVPGRAFAHGGTGEGELWGPADTVAGFIGRRNAESCATYNLLKIARSLFARTGHARYPEYAERAWLNHMVGSRADVSSDVSPEVVYMYPVDAGAVREYDNVGTCCGGTGLETHVKHQDWVWFHAPGKLVVARHVPSRVTLPGGGTVALRTGYPRDGRVVVEFDADFSGELHLRVPSWAAAGFSVDGAPADLTAEGFTVVSGDFRPGDEVALDLPLPLRLVSTVDDPTLVSAELGPTVLLARDESATVLPVSPAAFRGLDGSLVGYERDGDLVSFGGLTFEPAWSGGDARYHLYLRLSDEEIAFAGSDPGVPNRQDGTGWSFLTGLWGSGGHATYEEFLLSAHANAVRAARAGLLNREEAVAVLQAAASSTLDGSGPRASAFLPDSDAGPVLRDGVVEWSLPGDIGAQEPLPVLRVDVLGERAPSGWYTSAPAFKVSTVQPADLEAALGDADWSPVTAEVQAPGEGRHVLRARATDSLGRVVHARAEVSVDSEPPTPKSKVRSLGPSNVEVTLDATDDVSGVDRIRWRTAETFWGVYQEPFTRALHDEPQVLEFTATDRAGNTSQVHRVVLPPRQA, encoded by the coding sequence GTGACCGGCCCGGCGCCGTTCGCGCTGGAGCCGTTCCCGCTGCGGGACGTGGAGCTGCTGGACGGCGTGCAGTCGCGCGCCGCCGGGCAGATGCTGCACCTGGCGCGGGTGTTCCCGGTCGACCGGGTGCTGGCGGTGTTCCGCGCCAACGCCGGGCTGGACACGCGCGGCGCGCTCCCTCCCGGCAACTGGGAGGACTTCGGCCACCCGGACGAGCAGCCGTGGTCGGCCGAGGAGTACCCCGGCGCGGGCGTGGCCCCCACGGCGAGCCTGCTGCGCGGGCACTACGCGGGGCACTTCCTGTCGATGGTCGCGCTCGCGCACGCGTCCACCGGCGAGGAGTCGTTGCGCGCCAAGGCGTGGGAGATCGTGGCGGGGCTCGCGGAGGTCCGCGACGCGCTCGCCGCGACCGGCCGCTACAGCCACCCCGGATTCCTGGCGGCGTACGGGGAGTGGCAGTTCTCCCGGCTGGAGGACCTGGCCCCGTACGGCGAGATCTGGGCGCCGTACTACACCTGCCACAAGATCATGGCCGGGTTGCTGGACGCGCACGAGCACACCGGCAGCGAGCAGGCGCTGGAGCTCGCGGTCGGCATGGGCCACTGGGTCGCCGGGCGGGTGCTGCGGCTGGAGCGCGCGCACCTGCAGCGCATGTGGTCGCTGTACATCGCCGGTGAGTTCGGCGGCATGAACGAGAGCCTGGCGGCGCTGCACCGGATCACCGGCGAGGGGGTGTTCCTGCGCGCGGCGGCGGCCTTCGAGCTGGACCACCTGCTGGAGGGCGCGGCGCAGGGCCGCGACCTGCTGGACGGGATGCACGCGAACCAGCACCTGCCGATGCTCCTCGGGCACCTGGACCAGCACGACGCGACCGGCGAGGCGCGGTACCTGGACGCGGTGACCGCGCTGTGGGACCAGGTCGTGCCGGGGCGGGCGTTCGCGCACGGCGGCACCGGCGAGGGCGAGCTGTGGGGGCCCGCGGACACCGTCGCGGGGTTCATCGGCAGGCGCAACGCCGAGTCGTGCGCGACGTACAACCTGCTCAAGATCGCCCGGTCGCTGTTCGCGCGCACCGGTCACGCGCGGTACCCGGAGTACGCCGAGCGGGCGTGGCTGAACCACATGGTCGGCTCGCGCGCGGACGTCTCGTCCGACGTCTCGCCCGAGGTCGTGTACATGTACCCGGTCGACGCGGGGGCGGTGCGCGAGTACGACAACGTCGGGACCTGCTGCGGTGGAACGGGTCTGGAGACGCACGTCAAGCACCAGGACTGGGTGTGGTTCCACGCGCCGGGCAAGCTCGTGGTGGCGCGGCACGTGCCGTCGCGGGTGACGCTGCCCGGCGGTGGGACGGTGGCGCTGCGCACCGGGTACCCGCGCGACGGGCGGGTGGTGGTGGAGTTCGACGCGGACTTCTCCGGCGAGCTGCACCTGCGGGTGCCGTCGTGGGCCGCGGCGGGCTTCTCGGTGGACGGCGCTCCGGCTGACCTGACCGCCGAGGGCTTCACCGTGGTGTCCGGCGACTTCCGCCCCGGCGACGAGGTCGCGCTGGACCTCCCGCTGCCGCTGCGCCTGGTGTCCACAGTGGACGACCCGACGCTGGTGAGCGCGGAGCTGGGGCCGACCGTGCTGCTGGCCAGGGACGAGTCGGCCACCGTCCTGCCGGTGTCGCCCGCGGCGTTCCGGGGCCTGGACGGCTCGCTGGTCGGCTACGAGCGGGACGGCGACCTGGTGTCGTTCGGCGGCCTGACCTTCGAGCCCGCGTGGTCCGGGGGTGACGCGCGCTACCACCTGTACCTGCGGCTGTCGGACGAGGAGATCGCGTTCGCGGGCAGCGATCCCGGCGTGCCGAACCGCCAGGACGGGACGGGCTGGTCGTTCCTGACCGGCCTGTGGGGTTCGGGCGGTCACGCGACCTACGAGGAGTTCCTCCTCTCCGCGCACGCCAACGCGGTGCGCGCCGCACGGGCCGGGCTGCTCAACCGCGAGGAGGCCGTGGCGGTCCTGCAGGCGGCGGCGTCCAGCACCCTGGACGGCTCCGGTCCGAGGGCGTCGGCGTTCCTCCCGGACTCGGACGCGGGTCCGGTCCTGCGCGACGGGGTGGTCGAGTGGTCCCTGCCCGGTGACATCGGCGCGCAGGAGCCGCTGCCCGTGCTGCGGGTCGACGTGCTCGGCGAGCGGGCGCCGTCGGGCTGGTACACCAGCGCGCCCGCGTTCAAGGTGAGCACCGTCCAGCCCGCCGACCTGGAAGCCGCGCTCGGCGACGCCGACTGGTCCCCGGTGACGGCGGAGGTCCAGGCCCCCGGCGAGGGCAGGCACGTGCTCCGCGCACGGGCGACCGACTCGCTGGGCCGCGTGGTGCACGCGCGCGCCGAGGTCTCCGTGGACAGCGAGCCCCCGACGCCGAAGTCCAAGGTCAGGTCCCTGGGCCCGAGCAACGTCGAGGTGACCCTGGACGCGACCGACGACGTGTCGGGCGTGGACCGGATCCGCTGGCGCACGGCGGAGACCTTCTGGGGCGTCTACCAGGAGCCGTTCACGAGGGCGCTGCACGACGAACCCCAGGTCCTGGAGTTCACCGCGACGGACCGGGCGGGCAACACCTCGCAGGTCCACCGGGTCGTCCTGCCGCCGCGCCAGGCGTGA
- a CDS encoding YybH family protein, whose protein sequence is MSTALRVDPDFPDLTDDIDIQNDIFIDVFNSGDGALFDKLYRPDAISNFSGGQLTGAPRKAWFEQFLAPKPHLEATLTHAYVAGDVSLIGVTFIILTTDEEGRKVKITGRCTDVLRRGDDGRWLMCMDRPVMDPPEFVD, encoded by the coding sequence ATGTCCACCGCACTCCGGGTCGACCCCGACTTTCCCGACCTCACCGACGACATCGACATCCAGAACGACATCTTCATCGACGTCTTCAACTCCGGTGACGGCGCGCTGTTCGACAAGCTGTACCGGCCGGACGCGATCTCGAACTTCTCCGGCGGCCAGCTGACCGGTGCGCCGCGCAAGGCGTGGTTCGAGCAGTTCCTGGCGCCCAAGCCGCACCTGGAGGCGACGCTGACGCACGCCTACGTGGCGGGCGACGTGTCCCTGATCGGGGTCACGTTCATCATCCTGACCACCGACGAGGAGGGCAGGAAGGTCAAGATCACGGGCCGCTGCACGGACGTGCTGCGCCGCGGTGACGACGGCCGCTGGCTGATGTGCATGGACCGCCCGGTGATGGACCCGCCGGAGTTCGTGGACTAG